The Sulfurimonas sp. HSL3-2 genome segment ATTATCGATTCTGTTGCTTCAAGCATTACTCTCCCTATTATCTTGCAACGATCTCATTCTCCAAGAAGAACTTATCTATTACATCTCTGTATTCATTTATATCGTTTATGCGGTTTACCTGATCGCGAAGAGCAGATGCTCCCTGATACCCTTTAGAGTATGTGTGTGTATGCTTTCTGAACATACTGACTCCGTGAGCACCGTAAAACTCTATCATCTTATCGAAATGTTCCATGATGATCTCATGCTTCAAAAGCCTGTCGATATCAGAAGAACCTGTTTTTAACTGGTGAAATATCCACGGTGCACCGACAGCACCGCGTCCTATCATCACACCGTTAGCTCCCGTGTGTTCTAAAACCCATTGAGCTTTTTCGTAAGAATCGATATCTCCGTTTGCGATAACGGGAATGCTGACAGTTTCTTTTATCTCACGTATAGCGTCATAGTCCACTTCGGCTTTGAACTTTCCTGCACGTGTACGACCGTGAACCGCTAAAAAATCAGCTCCGCTGTCTTCGACGATCTTTGCTATATCGATATGGTTTTTCTTCTCATATCCAAGACGTATCTTCACGCTCGTCATGGATTTATTTGAAGTATCTTTTATCGTTCGTATAATATCACCCATAAGAGGAAGGTTCAAAAGCAGTGAACTACCGCTTCCGTGCCCTACGACTTTTGGAACGGGACAGCCGCAGTTCAGGTCTATAATATCTATCCCTGTCTGCTCATTTAAGACTTCGACCGCTTCTTTTATGATGTCTGCCTGTGCACCTGCGATCTGCACAGAGTATGGGTCTTCATTCTCATTTTTTTCAAGCATCTGCAGAGTCTTTTTTGATCCGTGAGCCAAAGCGTTTGAACTTATCATCTCACTCACTGTCAGATCTGCACCGAATTTTTTTACGACACTTCTAAAAGGAAGGTCCGTATATCCGGCAAGAGGAGCTAATACATATATAGGTTTATCAAATGATAATTTATTTTGCATATAAAATTTTCCAGATTGTTTTTATAGAATTTTATCTAAAAAGTGATTTCTATTATATAAATAGCTGCTATGAAGAGGGAAAGTTTGCTTAAGAAGGCTATGCTTCTTAAACAAAAAGTGAAATATCATAATTTTTATTACACTCTTTTAAAGCGCGGTATGCTTTAAAATAGATGTATTCATCAGGCTGAGAGTTATCTAGTATCTCATCTGCCGGTGAAAGCATCTCTAAGTCGTAAAGCGTATAAAGATATCCACCCATAGCTTCTTCACACTTATCACTTAAAAGTTCGAAAAGCTTGATTCTCTGTTCAGGAACCATGTTTTTTGACAATATATGTGAAGCTTCAATAAAATCTTTCTCTTTAAGTTCAAGAAGAGAAAATAGTTCTATTAACGATTCATTTGTGATTTCCAATGCATCTTTATCTACATTAATACGAGATAAGATGTTGTTAAGAGCTTCTTTACTCATAAACTCTTTATATTTTTCGATCACGCTTGACGAAGCGACTTTTGATAAATCGGCATAAGCCTTCATACAAAGTTCTTTCGGATATTTTGCCGGTTTATTTAAGATATCTTCCGCAGAAAGTTCTTTTGCGTCATATCTATTTTTGCTGTTTAAAACGACAAGTTCATTATCAGACTGCAGTCCGTATTTTCTAAGGTCGACTACTTCGCCCTCTTTGATCTTATTGATGATCTCCAGAGTAGCAGAAAGTTTCTCATCATCGATCTCAGTGATCTCCGTGTTTGTATATATAGAGACGTTGTCCAATACTTTTCCCAACTGCTTATATCTCTGAGTTTTAAATTCATAATGACGATTTTTTTTGCCAAGTAAAGCAT includes the following:
- the dusB gene encoding tRNA dihydrouridine synthase DusB; amino-acid sequence: MQNKLSFDKPIYVLAPLAGYTDLPFRSVVKKFGADLTVSEMISSNALAHGSKKTLQMLEKNENEDPYSVQIAGAQADIIKEAVEVLNEQTGIDIIDLNCGCPVPKVVGHGSGSSLLLNLPLMGDIIRTIKDTSNKSMTSVKIRLGYEKKNHIDIAKIVEDSGADFLAVHGRTRAGKFKAEVDYDAIREIKETVSIPVIANGDIDSYEKAQWVLEHTGANGVMIGRGAVGAPWIFHQLKTGSSDIDRLLKHEIIMEHFDKMIEFYGAHGVSMFRKHTHTYSKGYQGASALRDQVNRINDINEYRDVIDKFFLENEIVAR